Proteins found in one Roseovarius pelagicus genomic segment:
- the yghU gene encoding glutathione-dependent disulfide-bond oxidoreductase, whose amino-acid sequence MSKDTYTPPEVWTWDKDNGGKFASTNRPIAGATHDKALPVGKHPFQLHSLATPNGVKATILFEELLEAGYDAEYDAWLIDIGEGDQFGSGFVEINPNSKIPAMIDNTGAEPLRVFESGSILIHLAEKFGAFLPASGPERTEVLNWLMWQMGSAPFLGGGFGHFYAYAPEKFQYPIDRYAMEAKRQLDVLDRTLSEREFVAGEEYTIADMAIWPWYGQLVLGRLYDAATFLDVESYNNVMRWAETIDARPAVQRGRMVNRAFGDPSMQLHERHSAGDFDTQTQDKIGDA is encoded by the coding sequence ATGAGCAAAGATACCTACACCCCGCCCGAGGTCTGGACCTGGGACAAGGATAACGGTGGCAAATTTGCGTCAACCAACCGGCCCATCGCCGGAGCCACCCATGACAAGGCGCTGCCCGTCGGCAAGCACCCTTTTCAGTTGCATTCTTTGGCCACACCAAACGGTGTCAAGGCCACGATCCTGTTCGAAGAACTGCTGGAAGCCGGATATGATGCGGAGTATGACGCTTGGCTGATTGATATTGGCGAAGGCGATCAATTCGGCAGCGGCTTTGTCGAGATCAACCCGAACTCGAAAATCCCCGCGATGATAGACAACACAGGTGCCGAGCCACTGCGCGTCTTTGAAAGCGGGTCAATCCTGATCCATCTGGCTGAGAAGTTTGGGGCTTTCCTTCCCGCTTCGGGGCCGGAACGAACCGAAGTGCTCAACTGGCTGATGTGGCAGATGGGCAGTGCACCTTTCCTCGGTGGTGGGTTCGGCCATTTCTATGCCTACGCTCCAGAGAAATTCCAGTATCCCATCGACCGCTACGCGATGGAGGCGAAGCGCCAGCTTGATGTGCTGGACCGAACGTTGTCCGAGCGTGAGTTTGTTGCTGGTGAAGAATACACTATCGCCGATATGGCAATCTGGCCGTGGTATGGTCAGTTGGTCCTCGGGCGGCTCTATGATGCGGCGACCTTCCTTGATGTTGAGAGCTACAACAATGTGATGCGCTGGGCCGAAACGATTGATGCCCGTCCCGCAGTACAGCGTGGTCGTATGGTGAACCGCGCATTTGGCGATCCGTCCATGCAATTGCATGAACGTCATAGTGCCGGTGATTTCGATACCCAGACCCAAGACAAGATTGGCGATGCGTAA
- a CDS encoding AzlD domain-containing protein, with product MTSSQWTLIALLAAASYGVRLAGLFGGRALAANPRLKPLLHDLPGCLIVGLVAASLADASLLYWAAAAVALSTAILTGNLVITMLIGMAVIVGGGALL from the coding sequence ATGACCTCATCACAATGGACTCTCATCGCCCTGTTAGCCGCAGCCTCTTATGGGGTGCGTCTGGCTGGTCTGTTTGGCGGGCGGGCTCTGGCTGCCAATCCGCGCCTGAAGCCGCTTTTGCATGACCTACCGGGGTGTCTGATCGTCGGACTGGTCGCCGCATCGCTTGCCGATGCGTCATTGCTCTACTGGGCTGCGGCTGCTGTGGCGCTGAGTACCGCCATCCTGACCGGCAACCTTGTGATAACAATGCTGATCGGAATGGCGGTAATCGTTGGTGGCGGCGCGTTGCTATAG
- a CDS encoding AzlC family ABC transporter permease produces MKQGLLSILPLAAGAALYGFAFGVLAAQLGFPWWGVALMSASVHAGSSQIVAVEQFGSHGFVLGAVLAGAALNLRYLGIIASLTDVLHDVPLRIRLIAIHVTGDENWALTMARRAEDPAIGAAFLLGSGMMMISVWTLSTMLGAVTGSTIPNLEGYGLGFAFTAAFIAMARAMWSGREAVLPWAVTFITTLALVQMSIGAAYAILFGAIAGVAAARSAAITRKAQP; encoded by the coding sequence ATGAAACAGGGTTTACTCTCCATCCTTCCCTTAGCTGCCGGTGCCGCACTCTATGGCTTTGCCTTCGGCGTGCTTGCAGCGCAGCTTGGCTTTCCTTGGTGGGGTGTCGCTTTGATGAGCGCGAGTGTGCATGCCGGATCATCGCAGATTGTCGCGGTCGAACAATTCGGCTCGCATGGTTTCGTGTTGGGGGCCGTGCTGGCAGGTGCTGCATTGAACCTGCGCTATCTGGGTATCATCGCCTCGCTGACGGATGTGCTACACGACGTACCGCTTCGGATCCGGTTGATTGCGATCCATGTCACCGGAGACGAGAATTGGGCACTGACAATGGCCCGCCGCGCCGAGGATCCGGCCATCGGGGCGGCGTTCCTGTTGGGATCAGGCATGATGATGATATCGGTTTGGACCCTTTCAACCATGTTGGGCGCCGTGACTGGCAGTACGATTCCCAACCTCGAAGGATACGGGCTCGGCTTTGCCTTCACTGCCGCGTTCATCGCCATGGCGCGCGCCATGTGGAGCGGCCGGGAGGCTGTGCTGCCTTGGGCCGTGACATTCATCACAACACTTGCGCTGGTTCAGATGTCCATCGGAGCTGCCTATGCGATCCTTTTCGGCGCAATAGCCGGGGTTGCCGCAGCCCGCAGCGCGGCCATTACCCGAAAGGCCCAGCCATGA